One Nocardia sp. BMG111209 DNA segment encodes these proteins:
- the nadA gene encoding quinolinate synthase NadA: MATMQLAERVVDSATGYTGIDATPEWAQEVRRLAAARNATILAHNYQLPEIQDIADHVGDSLALSRIAAAAPERTIVFCGVHFMAETAKILSPDKTVLIPDQRAGCSLADSIGADELRDWKAEHPDAAVVSYVNTTAAVKALTDICCTSSNAVDVVASIDPDREVLFLPDQFLGAHVKRVTGRQNMHIWAGECHVHAGINGDELTAQARSHPDAELFVHPECGCATSALYLAGEGAFPADRVHILSTGGMVDAAKAAKSSQVLVATEIGMLHQLRRAAPGIDFQPVNDRASCRYMKMITPAALLRCLAENRDEVHVDPDVAAAGRASVQRMIAIGNSGGGE, translated from the coding sequence ATGGCGACGATGCAGCTTGCGGAGCGCGTGGTGGACAGCGCCACGGGGTACACGGGGATCGATGCGACCCCGGAATGGGCGCAGGAGGTCCGGCGGCTGGCCGCCGCACGCAATGCGACGATTCTCGCGCACAACTACCAATTGCCCGAGATCCAGGACATCGCGGACCATGTCGGTGATTCGCTCGCGCTGTCCCGCATCGCGGCGGCGGCGCCGGAGCGCACGATCGTCTTCTGCGGTGTGCACTTCATGGCCGAGACGGCCAAGATCCTCAGCCCGGACAAGACCGTGCTCATCCCGGATCAGCGGGCCGGCTGTTCGCTCGCGGACTCGATCGGCGCCGACGAACTGCGCGACTGGAAGGCCGAGCACCCGGACGCGGCCGTGGTGTCGTATGTGAACACCACCGCCGCGGTGAAGGCGCTCACCGACATCTGCTGCACCTCGTCCAACGCGGTCGACGTGGTGGCCTCGATCGACCCGGACCGCGAGGTGCTGTTCCTGCCCGACCAGTTCCTCGGCGCCCACGTCAAGCGGGTCACCGGGCGGCAGAACATGCACATCTGGGCCGGGGAGTGCCACGTGCACGCCGGCATCAACGGCGACGAGCTGACCGCGCAGGCCCGCAGCCACCCGGACGCCGAACTGTTCGTGCACCCCGAATGTGGTTGCGCCACTTCGGCGCTGTACCTCGCGGGGGAGGGCGCCTTCCCCGCCGACCGGGTGCACATCCTGTCCACCGGCGGCATGGTCGACGCGGCGAAGGCCGCCAAGTCCAGTCAGGTGCTGGTCGCCACCGAGATCGGCATGCTGCACCAGCTGCGCCGGGCCGCCCCCGGCATCGACTTCCAGCCGGTCAACGACCGGGCCTCCTGCCGGTACATGAAGATGATCACCCCGGCGGCGCTGCTGCGCTGCCTCGCGGAGAACCGCGACGAGGTGCACGTCGATCCGGACGTGGCCGCCGCGGGCCGGGCGTCGGTGCAGCGCATGATCGCCATCGGCAATTCCGGTGGCGGCGAATAG
- a CDS encoding L-aspartate oxidase gives MTTPAISWEAQADLVVVGGGVAGLTAARAAARRGLRVLALSKGGPTDTATQYAQGGIAVVAPQSDSVESHVQDTIAAGAGLCDADAVRSIVAGGQEAVAALTDLGAVFDRARDGQISRTREGGHSTRRIIHAGGDATGAEVQRVLNAAGLPVLFGTAVAEIVTGPAGVQGVVAVSGNGFGVVHAPAVLLATGGLGQLYACSTNPPGATADGIALALRAGAAVADLEFVQFHPTVLFTPGGLGRRPLISEAVRGEGAVLVDPRGRSVTAGVHPRGDLAPRDVVSKAIAARMQALGVDHVYLDARAIPGFAQRFPTITASCRAAGIDPVTELIPVAPAAHYQCGGVVTDTAGRTGVPGLYAVGEVARTGLHGGNRLASNSLLEGLVVGARAGIMATERRGVPARVTTVGPLDFPAADRKLLQELMTENAGVVRTGDGLRAAILRLLQLQSAPATEDAALQPVSALETSALTLAARALLVAANARTESRGCHTRTDQPEPRPDLARSLPIRLGPDGRPQVIGDSAARTGPVPIVPRAS, from the coding sequence GTGACCACACCGGCGATTTCCTGGGAGGCGCAGGCGGACCTGGTCGTGGTCGGCGGGGGTGTCGCGGGCCTGACCGCGGCCCGCGCGGCGGCCCGGCGCGGACTGCGGGTGCTGGCCCTCAGCAAAGGCGGCCCCACCGACACCGCCACCCAGTACGCGCAGGGCGGTATCGCCGTCGTTGCGCCACAGAGTGATTCGGTGGAATCCCATGTGCAGGACACGATCGCCGCGGGCGCCGGCCTGTGCGATGCGGACGCGGTGCGTTCCATCGTCGCGGGCGGCCAGGAGGCGGTCGCGGCGCTGACCGATCTCGGGGCGGTCTTCGATCGCGCCCGCGACGGGCAGATCTCGCGGACCCGGGAGGGCGGGCACAGCACCCGGCGCATCATCCACGCCGGCGGCGACGCCACCGGCGCCGAGGTGCAGCGGGTGCTCAACGCGGCCGGGCTGCCGGTGCTGTTCGGCACCGCCGTCGCCGAGATCGTCACCGGTCCGGCGGGTGTGCAGGGCGTGGTCGCGGTGTCCGGCAACGGATTCGGGGTCGTGCACGCGCCCGCGGTGCTGCTGGCCACCGGCGGCCTGGGCCAGCTCTACGCGTGCAGCACCAATCCGCCGGGCGCCACCGCGGACGGTATCGCGCTGGCGCTGCGCGCCGGGGCGGCGGTCGCCGACCTGGAGTTCGTGCAGTTCCACCCGACGGTGCTGTTCACCCCCGGCGGGCTGGGCCGGCGGCCGTTGATCAGCGAGGCGGTGCGCGGCGAGGGCGCGGTCCTGGTCGATCCGCGGGGCCGGTCCGTCACCGCGGGTGTGCATCCCCGGGGTGATCTGGCGCCGCGCGACGTCGTGTCGAAGGCCATCGCCGCGCGCATGCAGGCGCTCGGTGTCGACCATGTGTATCTCGACGCTCGCGCGATTCCCGGTTTCGCGCAACGGTTCCCGACCATCACGGCGAGCTGCCGGGCCGCCGGGATCGATCCGGTCACCGAACTGATCCCGGTCGCCCCGGCCGCGCACTACCAGTGCGGCGGAGTCGTCACCGATACCGCCGGTCGCACCGGGGTGCCGGGTCTGTACGCGGTGGGCGAGGTCGCCCGCACCGGCCTGCACGGCGGTAACCGGCTGGCCTCCAACAGCCTGCTGGAGGGTCTGGTGGTAGGTGCCCGCGCGGGCATCATGGCCACCGAACGGCGCGGGGTACCGGCCCGGGTGACCACGGTGGGTCCGCTGGACTTCCCCGCCGCCGATCGGAAACTGTTGCAGGAGTTGATGACCGAGAACGCCGGGGTGGTGCGCACCGGCGACGGGCTGCGCGCGGCGATTCTGCGGCTGTTGCAGTTGCAGTCCGCTCCGGCCACGGAGGACGCTGCCCTGCAACCGGTCTCGGCACTGGAGACGTCCGCGCTGACCCTGGCCGCCCGCGCGCTGCTGGTGGCCGCCAACGCCCGCACCGAGAGCCGCGGCTGCCACACCCGCACCGATCAGCCGGAGCCGCGGCCCG
- a CDS encoding NrtR DNA-binding winged helix domain-containing protein, with amino-acid sequence MSHSSTIHESLTAVFQVRRFPDIIAAGQSDISDNAPATRRHPPAEHTELGVLLWERAMDPQAGTWSLPGGRLRDNEDLDTSARRQLAEKVDVQELMHLEQLSLFSDPHRVPGDRRIASTYLGLIPLTADPQVPTDTRWHPVSALPHMSFDHGTVVEYARTRLAAKLSYTNIAFALAPPRFTMSTLREIYCAALGYEVDTTNLQRVLSRRTVITPTGATAPPGKTGGRPAALYRFTDSELRVTDEFAALRPRT; translated from the coding sequence GTGTCCCATAGTAGCACCATTCACGAATCGCTCACCGCCGTGTTCCAGGTTCGTCGCTTCCCGGACATCATTGCCGCAGGTCAAAGCGACATATCGGATAATGCCCCGGCAACCCGGCGGCATCCTCCGGCCGAGCACACCGAACTGGGCGTACTGCTGTGGGAACGAGCGATGGATCCGCAGGCGGGTACCTGGTCACTGCCCGGCGGCCGGCTGCGCGACAACGAGGATCTCGACACCTCGGCCCGGCGCCAGCTGGCCGAGAAGGTCGACGTCCAGGAGCTGATGCATCTCGAGCAACTGTCCTTGTTCAGCGATCCGCACCGGGTCCCCGGCGACCGCCGCATCGCCTCCACCTACCTCGGCCTGATCCCCCTGACCGCCGACCCGCAGGTGCCCACAGACACCCGCTGGCATCCGGTCTCGGCGCTGCCGCACATGTCCTTCGACCACGGCACGGTCGTCGAGTACGCCCGCACCCGCCTGGCGGCGAAGCTGTCCTACACCAATATCGCCTTCGCCCTTGCCCCGCCGCGCTTCACCATGTCCACCCTGCGCGAAATCTACTGCGCCGCACTGGGCTACGAGGTTGACACGACCAACCTGCAACGAGTCCTGAGCCGCCGCACCGTGATCACCCCCACCGGCGCCACCGCACCCCCCGGCAAAACCGGCGGCCGCCCCGCCGCCCTCTACCGCTTCACGGATTCCGAACTCCGCGTCACCGACGAATTCGCAGCCCTGCGCCCCCGAACGTGA
- a CDS encoding NACHT and WD repeat domain-containing protein: MDSGGVRRGRLRPSPRTTFSQRFAELFAAAGNPTLRRVAAAAEARMRAARAAGQKSGASVQRISDWKSGRNVPARFEVFLPVLLTLVDEARKSNSPVPVALLDVQQWQRLWTASNEWDPNSDAADVVCPYLGLAAYRPEDTEVFFGRGRPTAELADLVRRTVAGDGGMVVLVGASGAGKSSLLQAGLVPALRDSADGWAVATLTPGADPMHALSAAVGVPLSAVGNGSGEPGSSDGATVGYEAETEPEPSGSAPSGVENHSGPASVEVDVATAAGVFDSGCTENGVASAPSVSAALSAWGAGRRRLLVVDQLEELFTLCRDERQRVEFLGALEHLAIRGDGEPAAVVLAVRADFYARCLDEPALEDALKHRSYLLGPMRLDELAEAIGRPAESAGYKLESGLEELVISELCGLGGERRSYDPGALPLVSHVMEAVWQRREGSRLTIEGYRAAGGVLGSVAATAENAWSELTDFQQALGKQVLLGLVAVGDDSRDTRRRVSRADLLRQTVVTAEAALDALARTRLITLDADTAYLTHEIVLDAWPRLRSWIDEDRVGYLERQRLQADATEWVERQRDSSLLYRGARLVTMREHARGTESGPVAAEFLRAGESARRRADRRAAAGGTALVLLTVVALILAGVAFVQRHDAARDRDAAVFNSVLAEADRLEVSDPSLSAQLALVAQGLRPHDPEVLARLINTANLPLATPLTWKNDMVTATAFRPDGRLLATGSFVVHLWDVSDRRAPHVVGGELPGGGVVNTLAFSPNGQILAAAAADNVLRLWDVRDPEHAVPLGDPLRIGNPTAVGFGPDGSTLAVSSPDGGITFWDITDPRQPRSIGTPIRAAGEFRGTTGVAFSADLHRVVVVGDRGVTQLWDIADPRQPAVPVGSIDSTAMSAALSPDGRVVALATTKAVEIWDYTGADVATHAAASLSDIGVAGGTGLAFRDDGRVLAYPSSGSGVALVDLTELSHPIPMGRQPAGPYGYPTAVTFAPDRHAMVVGGRDSAYLWSLPDPIAVARTSWPRGPLVAVGGRTLLVGDTDRDRYLEAWQMDDSLTARRLGRLDFDPMTGAPIQSVVSPDGRTLALSPYEKRLRLYDVSETSGIVPRADVPRDESYSSVVVFSPDSARLFVSETENGVALLRIWDVRGRTPTLLADRIPLPFRYLIDLAVAPDGRSLAMVGDDGAAELWSIADPAHPVRSASLQPSGSVLLIHLRFGPGGRTLTATADDQTLRVWDVTDRSAPVRIGDPLSNRPAWVSGLDYSADGRYVASIDSESVIRLWDFTDRTHPRVIKHPIATTRPIPLGGTIAFRPDGRHLLGTGADGLVRFWDLDPADAVTRVCATTRSIMTPQIWREHLPGLAYRPPCP, translated from the coding sequence ATGGATTCGGGTGGGGTGCGGCGGGGCCGGTTGCGGCCGTCGCCGAGAACGACTTTCTCGCAACGGTTCGCGGAGTTGTTCGCGGCGGCCGGGAATCCGACGCTGCGCCGGGTCGCGGCGGCGGCCGAGGCGCGGATGCGCGCGGCGCGCGCGGCGGGACAGAAATCGGGTGCTTCCGTTCAGCGGATCAGCGACTGGAAGTCGGGCCGGAATGTGCCCGCGCGGTTCGAGGTCTTTCTACCGGTGCTGCTGACCCTGGTGGACGAGGCGCGCAAATCGAACAGTCCGGTGCCGGTCGCGTTGCTGGATGTTCAGCAGTGGCAGCGGTTGTGGACCGCTTCCAACGAGTGGGATCCGAATTCCGATGCGGCGGATGTGGTCTGCCCGTATCTGGGCCTGGCTGCCTATCGTCCGGAGGACACCGAGGTCTTCTTCGGCCGGGGCAGGCCGACGGCGGAACTGGCGGATCTGGTGCGCCGGACCGTGGCCGGTGACGGTGGCATGGTGGTGCTGGTCGGCGCCTCGGGGGCCGGGAAGTCCTCGCTGTTGCAGGCGGGACTGGTTCCCGCGCTGCGGGATTCGGCGGACGGGTGGGCGGTGGCCACGCTGACCCCGGGCGCAGATCCGATGCACGCATTGTCGGCGGCGGTGGGAGTGCCGCTGTCGGCCGTCGGAAACGGTTCGGGCGAGCCGGGTTCGAGTGATGGTGCGACCGTCGGGTACGAGGCGGAGACGGAGCCGGAACCTTCCGGATCCGCACCGTCCGGCGTCGAGAACCACTCCGGCCCGGCATCGGTGGAGGTCGATGTAGCCACGGCCGCCGGGGTTTTCGATTCCGGCTGCACAGAAAACGGTGTGGCTTCGGCGCCATCCGTGTCGGCGGCGCTGTCCGCGTGGGGAGCGGGTCGGCGGCGGTTGCTCGTGGTCGATCAGCTCGAGGAGTTGTTCACGCTGTGCCGGGACGAGCGGCAGCGGGTCGAATTCCTCGGTGCGCTGGAACATCTCGCGATCCGGGGTGACGGCGAACCGGCCGCTGTCGTGCTCGCGGTGCGGGCCGACTTCTACGCGCGCTGTCTGGACGAACCCGCGCTCGAGGATGCGTTGAAGCATCGCAGTTATCTGCTCGGTCCGATGCGGCTGGACGAACTCGCGGAGGCGATCGGCCGGCCGGCCGAATCCGCCGGGTACAAGCTGGAATCCGGGCTCGAGGAGCTGGTGATCAGTGAGCTGTGCGGACTCGGTGGTGAGCGGCGCTCCTACGATCCGGGTGCGCTGCCGCTGGTTTCGCATGTCATGGAGGCGGTCTGGCAGCGGCGCGAAGGTTCCCGGCTCACCATCGAGGGATATCGGGCGGCCGGGGGCGTCCTGGGTTCGGTGGCGGCCACCGCCGAGAACGCCTGGAGCGAGTTGACGGATTTCCAGCAGGCCCTCGGTAAGCAGGTGCTGCTGGGGCTGGTCGCGGTCGGTGACGATTCTCGGGACACCCGGCGGCGGGTGTCGCGGGCGGATCTGTTGCGGCAGACCGTGGTTACCGCCGAAGCCGCGCTCGACGCGCTGGCCCGGACGCGCTTGATCACCCTGGACGCCGATACCGCGTACCTCACCCACGAGATCGTGCTCGATGCCTGGCCGCGGTTGCGGTCCTGGATCGACGAGGATCGGGTCGGTTATCTGGAACGGCAACGGTTGCAGGCCGATGCGACCGAATGGGTCGAGCGGCAACGGGATTCGTCGTTGCTGTATCGCGGGGCGCGGCTGGTGACGATGCGGGAGCACGCGCGCGGCACCGAATCGGGGCCGGTCGCCGCCGAATTCCTGCGCGCCGGCGAGTCGGCGCGTCGGCGTGCCGATCGCCGTGCCGCCGCCGGTGGTACCGCGCTCGTCCTGCTGACGGTCGTCGCGCTGATCCTGGCCGGGGTGGCATTCGTGCAGCGTCACGACGCCGCTCGCGATCGGGACGCCGCCGTCTTCAATTCCGTACTGGCGGAAGCGGATCGGCTGGAGGTCAGTGATCCGTCGCTGTCGGCGCAGCTGGCGCTGGTGGCGCAGGGGTTACGGCCGCACGATCCGGAGGTGCTCGCCCGGCTGATCAACACCGCGAACCTGCCGTTGGCGACGCCGCTGACCTGGAAGAACGACATGGTGACCGCGACCGCCTTCCGGCCGGACGGGCGGTTGCTGGCGACGGGATCCTTCGTGGTCCACCTGTGGGATGTCTCCGATCGCCGCGCTCCCCATGTCGTCGGCGGGGAACTGCCCGGCGGCGGGGTCGTGAACACCCTGGCGTTCAGCCCGAACGGGCAGATCCTCGCTGCGGCGGCCGCGGACAATGTGCTGCGGCTGTGGGACGTGCGGGATCCGGAACACGCTGTGCCCCTCGGTGATCCGTTGCGAATCGGCAATCCGACCGCAGTGGGCTTCGGGCCGGACGGCTCGACCCTGGCCGTCAGCAGCCCGGACGGCGGAATCACGTTCTGGGACATCACCGACCCGAGGCAACCGCGCTCGATCGGCACGCCGATCCGGGCGGCGGGCGAGTTCCGGGGCACCACCGGGGTGGCATTCTCGGCCGATCTGCATCGCGTGGTCGTCGTGGGCGATCGGGGAGTGACCCAGTTGTGGGATATCGCGGATCCACGACAGCCCGCGGTACCCGTCGGCAGCATCGACAGCACGGCGATGTCGGCGGCCCTGAGCCCCGACGGCCGGGTCGTGGCCCTCGCGACCACGAAGGCCGTCGAGATCTGGGACTACACGGGTGCCGACGTTGCGACCCATGCCGCCGCAAGCCTGTCCGATATCGGGGTCGCAGGTGGCACCGGGCTCGCCTTCCGGGACGACGGCCGCGTCCTGGCCTATCCGTCCAGCGGCAGCGGTGTCGCGCTGGTGGATCTGACCGAGTTGTCGCATCCGATCCCGATGGGCCGTCAGCCGGCCGGTCCGTACGGATATCCCACCGCGGTCACCTTCGCACCCGATCGGCACGCGATGGTGGTCGGCGGCCGGGACAGTGCATACCTGTGGTCGCTGCCGGATCCGATCGCCGTGGCGCGCACCTCCTGGCCGCGCGGTCCCCTGGTCGCGGTGGGCGGCCGGACGCTGCTGGTCGGCGACACGGATCGGGACCGATACCTCGAAGCCTGGCAGATGGACGATTCCCTCACCGCCCGGCGCCTCGGCAGACTCGATTTCGACCCGATGACCGGCGCACCGATCCAGTCCGTCGTGAGCCCGGACGGCCGGACGCTCGCCCTCAGCCCCTACGAGAAGAGATTGCGGCTGTACGACGTCTCCGAAACGTCCGGAATCGTGCCCCGGGCCGATGTGCCGCGCGACGAGAGCTACTCGAGCGTGGTGGTGTTCAGCCCGGACAGTGCCCGGCTGTTCGTGTCGGAGACGGAGAACGGCGTCGCACTCCTGCGGATCTGGGATGTGCGCGGCCGGACGCCGACCCTGCTCGCGGACCGGATACCGCTGCCGTTCCGCTACCTCATCGATCTGGCGGTCGCTCCCGACGGCAGGAGTCTGGCCATGGTGGGTGACGACGGCGCCGCCGAGCTCTGGTCGATCGCGGATCCGGCGCATCCGGTGCGATCGGCGTCACTGCAACCGAGCGGATCGGTGCTACTGATCCACCTCCGGTTCGGCCCCGGCGGCCGCACTCTGACCGCCACCGCGGACGATCAGACGCTGCGGGTGTGGGATGTCACCGACCGATCCGCGCCGGTGCGGATCGGTGACCCATTGAGCAACCGTCCGGCCTGGGTGAGCGGCCTCGACTATTCCGCGGACGGCAGGTATGTCGCGTCCATCGACAGCGAATCGGTGATCCGGCTGTGGGATTTCACCGATCGGACGCATCCGCGGGTGATCAAACATCCGATCGCCACCACCCGGCCGATCCCGCTCGGCGGCACCATCGCCTTCCGGCCCGACGGCCGGCATCTGCTCGGCACGGGGGCCGACGGCCTGGTGCGCTTCTGGGATCTCGACCCTGCCGACGCCGTCACCAGGGTCTGCGCGACGACCCGCTCGATCATGACCCCGCAGATCTGGCGGGAGCATCTGCCCGGTCTGGCCTACCGTCCGCCTTGTCCGTGA
- a CDS encoding DedA family protein, whose translation MESLLHRILDISPVWVYLVVTLLVFAEDAIFVGFVIPGETAAVLGGVAASQGHVQLWAMIVLVVVAAVTGDSVGYEVGKHLGSRILNSSMLDRHRGRLDRAQDFLARRGGWAVFLGRFTAFFRAVMPALVGASRMPYRKFLSFNAFGGLIWGTAFVVLGYLAGASYQAVAKTVGRDLAIGVAVVVVVALVVWRIRESRREKTFEAEYEAVHDTE comes from the coding sequence ATGGAGTCGCTGCTGCATCGGATCCTCGACATCTCACCGGTCTGGGTGTATCTGGTCGTCACCCTGCTGGTGTTCGCCGAGGACGCGATCTTCGTCGGGTTCGTGATCCCCGGTGAGACCGCGGCCGTGCTGGGCGGAGTCGCCGCGAGCCAGGGACACGTACAGCTGTGGGCCATGATCGTGCTGGTGGTGGTCGCGGCGGTGACCGGCGACAGCGTCGGATACGAGGTCGGGAAACATCTGGGGTCGCGAATCCTGAACTCCTCGATGCTGGATCGGCATCGCGGACGGCTGGACCGGGCCCAGGACTTCCTGGCCCGGCGCGGCGGCTGGGCGGTGTTCCTCGGCCGCTTCACCGCGTTCTTCCGGGCCGTGATGCCCGCGCTGGTCGGCGCCTCCCGGATGCCGTACCGGAAATTCCTGTCCTTCAACGCTTTCGGTGGCCTGATCTGGGGCACCGCATTCGTGGTACTCGGCTACCTCGCCGGAGCCTCCTATCAGGCGGTCGCCAAGACCGTCGGCCGCGACCTGGCCATCGGGGTGGCGGTCGTCGTGGTGGTGGCGCTGGTGGTGTGGCGGATCCGGGAAAGCCGGCGGGAGAAGACCTTCGAGGCCGAGTACGAGGCCGTCCACGACACCGAGTGA
- a CDS encoding glycoside hydrolase family 65 protein, translating to MITHPAFEVRPWAVHETALDLDALARTESLFALSNGHIGVRGNLDEGEPHGIPGTYLNSVHELRPLPYAEAGYGYPESGETIVNVTNGKLIRLLVDDEPLDVRYGTLRSHERTLDLRTGTLTRQLEWCSPAGNAVRVRSERLVSFTQRAIVAIRYEVEALDRTVRLVVQSELVANESIPGGGGDPRTAAILESPLLVEENASAPDGAVLVHVTKGSQLRVGAGMRHEVTGPGEVHLETDGAGDVARVTVTARIAPGERLTLVKYLGYGWSARRSRPAVHDQVVGALSAAATTGWDGLLREQREYLDEFWSGADVEVEGDAEVQQAVRFALFHVLQAGARGECRPIPAKGLTGPGYDGHTFWDTEMFVLPVLTYTSPAAAADVLRWRHRTLPSAQRRAAQLGRRGAAFPWRTISGQECSAYWPAGTAAFHINADIAHAVVRYLEATGDREFERETAIPLLVATARLWRDLGHHDVRGRFRIDGVTGPDEYSAVADNNVYTNLLARQNLNAAADLAVRHPDRARDLEVGVEEVAQWRDAAAAVYIPFDERLGVHPANEGFTEHAVWDFAATTAADYPLLLHYPYFELYRKQVVKQADLVLAMHACPDAFTAEQKVRNFAYYEALTVRDSSLSACTQAVLAAEVGQVELAYDYLGEAALMDLNDLEHNTRDGVHIASLAGTWVALVSGLGGMRVRSGQLSFAPRLPSDLTRLCLRLRFLDRRLEVDIRADDATYRLLDGEALTVVHHGATLRLGADPVSRPIPPISAGPRPQQPPGREPARRGPGD from the coding sequence ATGATCACGCACCCGGCGTTCGAGGTGCGCCCGTGGGCGGTGCACGAGACCGCGCTGGACCTGGACGCGCTGGCCCGCACCGAATCCCTGTTCGCGCTGTCCAACGGTCATATCGGGGTGCGCGGCAACCTGGACGAGGGTGAGCCGCACGGTATTCCGGGCACCTACCTGAATTCGGTGCACGAGTTGCGGCCGCTGCCGTACGCCGAGGCCGGGTACGGCTATCCGGAATCCGGCGAGACGATCGTCAACGTCACCAACGGCAAACTGATCCGCCTGCTCGTCGACGACGAGCCGCTGGACGTCCGATACGGCACCCTGCGCAGCCACGAGCGGACCCTCGACCTGCGCACCGGCACGCTGACCCGGCAACTGGAATGGTGTTCGCCGGCCGGTAACGCGGTGCGGGTGCGATCGGAGCGGCTGGTGTCGTTCACCCAGCGCGCGATCGTGGCGATCCGCTACGAGGTGGAAGCGCTGGACCGGACCGTCCGGCTGGTCGTGCAGTCGGAACTGGTCGCCAACGAATCGATACCCGGTGGCGGTGGCGATCCGCGCACCGCCGCGATCCTGGAATCGCCGCTGCTGGTCGAGGAGAACGCCTCCGCCCCGGACGGCGCGGTGCTGGTGCACGTGACCAAGGGCAGCCAATTGCGGGTGGGCGCCGGGATGCGGCACGAGGTGACCGGGCCCGGCGAGGTGCACCTGGAGACCGACGGCGCCGGCGACGTCGCCCGCGTCACCGTGACCGCCCGGATCGCCCCGGGTGAGCGCCTCACCCTGGTGAAGTACCTCGGCTACGGCTGGTCCGCGCGCCGATCCCGGCCCGCGGTGCACGATCAGGTGGTCGGCGCGCTCAGCGCGGCCGCCACCACCGGCTGGGACGGGCTGCTGCGCGAACAGCGGGAGTATCTCGACGAGTTCTGGTCCGGCGCCGACGTCGAGGTGGAGGGCGACGCCGAGGTGCAGCAGGCGGTGCGGTTCGCGCTGTTCCACGTGCTGCAGGCCGGTGCGCGCGGGGAATGCCGGCCGATCCCGGCGAAGGGCCTGACCGGTCCCGGTTACGACGGGCACACCTTCTGGGACACCGAGATGTTCGTGTTGCCCGTGCTCACCTACACCTCTCCGGCTGCGGCCGCCGACGTGCTGCGCTGGCGGCACCGCACCCTGCCGTCGGCGCAGCGGCGCGCCGCGCAACTCGGCCGCCGTGGCGCGGCGTTCCCGTGGCGCACCATCTCCGGGCAGGAATGCTCCGCGTACTGGCCGGCCGGCACCGCGGCCTTCCACATCAACGCCGATATCGCGCATGCGGTGGTGCGGTATCTGGAGGCCACCGGCGACCGGGAGTTCGAGCGGGAGACCGCGATTCCGCTGCTGGTCGCGACCGCGCGGCTGTGGCGCGATCTCGGCCACCACGACGTCCGGGGCCGGTTCCGCATCGACGGGGTGACCGGTCCGGACGAGTACAGCGCGGTGGCCGACAACAACGTGTACACGAATCTCCTTGCGCGGCAGAACCTGAACGCGGCGGCGGATCTGGCGGTACGGCATCCGGATCGTGCCCGGGATCTGGAGGTCGGTGTCGAGGAGGTGGCGCAGTGGCGGGATGCCGCTGCGGCCGTGTACATCCCGTTCGACGAGCGGCTCGGCGTGCATCCGGCGAACGAGGGTTTCACCGAGCACGCGGTATGGGATTTCGCGGCCACCACGGCCGCGGACTATCCACTGCTGCTGCACTATCCGTATTTCGAGCTGTATCGCAAACAGGTGGTCAAACAGGCGGATCTGGTACTGGCGATGCATGCCTGCCCGGACGCCTTCACCGCCGAACAGAAGGTCCGCAACTTCGCCTACTACGAGGCGCTGACCGTGCGGGACTCGTCCCTGTCCGCGTGCACCCAGGCCGTGCTCGCCGCCGAGGTGGGCCAGGTGGAACTGGCCTACGACTACCTCGGCGAGGCCGCGCTGATGGATCTGAACGACCTCGAGCACAACACCCGCGACGGCGTGCACATCGCCTCGCTGGCCGGGACCTGGGTGGCGCTGGTCTCCGGACTCGGCGGTATGCGGGTGCGCTCCGGGCAGCTGTCCTTCGCACCCCGGCTGCCGTCGGACCTCACCCGGCTGTGCCTGCGACTGCGCTTCCTGGACCGCCGGCTCGAGGTGGACATCCGGGCGGACGACGCCACCTACCGGCTGCTCGACGGGGAGGCGCTGACCGTCGTCCACCACGGTGCGACGCTACGGCTCGGGGCGGATCCGGTTTCGCGGCCGATCCCGCCGATTTCCGCCGGGCCGCGGCCGCAGCAGCCGCCAGGTCGCGAGCCTGCCCGTCGGGGGCCCGGCGACTGA